The following are encoded in a window of Colletotrichum lupini chromosome 3, complete sequence genomic DNA:
- a CDS encoding benzoate 4-monooxygenase cytochrome P450 has product MDSLPSSTNGTSSSWESVLTNAQSHKASIVLLTPTIGIVLWFFASWQTSSLKRYPGPFLAVISADYAPRMKKLHEKYGPVVRLGPNLLDIDIPELVKVIYSTDGKWTKSNFYQNSSSIINGKITYHMFSEVDNVEHARLKRPVVRHYSVPSVLAMEPHMDQVIDEFCDHLRSRFVDTGKTCDFGDWLAYYAWDFLGYVTFSKKFGYMDAGRDFDGTLAIGDQSIDYLGLCGQMPWMDYWLDKNPVYPLGPPNISNVTRIAVENMTERLKGEDTNFTPEKPDFLQYFIDSKGTHPEIVNEGTIIGYLLLNLIAGADTTAITMRALFYYCLKNPRIWKRLEAEVVANIPSDKPASHSAARALPYLEAVCRETTRYHPAVSMTMERIVPEGGLALPDGSVVPGGSLVGMNPYIVGRNKSVYGEDADEFRPERWLRQEAEGEEAYKLRMRQWNAADITFGGGSRICLGRNLSQMEVYKVVPSLISRFEIELVDPNEKWWTSSRWFYRTKGVVCHLKRRTAKA; this is encoded by the exons ATGGATTCTCTGCCTTCGTCTACTAACGGGACATCGTCCTCGTGGGAGTCCGTCTTGACGAATGCTCAATCCCATAAGGCGAGCATCGTGTTGCTCACTCCTACTATCGGCATCGTTCTCTGGTTCTTCGCCTCCTGGCAGACTTCTTCACTGAAAAGATACCCTGGTCCTTTCCTAGCAG TCATCTCAGCCGACTATGCCCCTCGAATGAAGAAGCTCCATGAGAAGTACGGGCCCGTAGTACGACTGGGCCCGAATCTCCTAGACATTGATATACCAGAGTTGGTCAAGGTCATCTACAGCACCGACGGAAAATGGACAAAG TCAAACTTTTACCAGAACAGCAGTTCCATAATCAATGGCAAGATCACATATCACATGTTCAGCGAAGTCGACAATGTCGAGCACGCCAGATTGAAGAGGCCGGTGGTCCGACACTACTCCGTTCCCAGCGTGCTCGCAATGGAGCCACACATGGATCAGGTCATTGACGAGTTTTGCGATCATCTTCGAAGCCGATTCGTCGACACTGGCAAGACTTGCGACTTTGGTGACTGGTTAGCATACT ATGCATGGGACTTCCTCGGCTACGTCACATTCAGCAAGAAGTTTGGCTACATGGACGCAGGCCGCGACTTTGACGGCACTCTAGCCATCGGAGACCAGTCGATCGACTACCTGGGCCTCTGCGGTCAGATGCCGTGGATGGACTACTGGCTCGACAAGAACCCGGTCTATCCTCTCGGCCCACCAAATATCTCCAACGTGACCAGAATCGCTGTTGAGAACATGACTGAGCGCCTCAAAGGCGAAGATACAAACTTTACGCCCGAGAAGCCGGACTTCCTGCAGTATTTCATCGATTCCAAGGGAACGCATCCTGAAATTGTCAATGAGGGTACAATCATTGGGTACCTCCTGTTGAACT TAATCGCCGGCGCTGACACAACAGCCATCACCATGCGCGCCCTATTCTACTACTGCCTCAAGAACCCCCGCATCTGGAAGCGCCTCGAAGCCGAAGTCGTAGCCAACATCCCCAGTGACAAGCCGGCATCCCACTCCGCCGCCCGCGCCCTCCCCTACCTCGAAGCAGTCTGCCGTGAAACGACCCGCTACCACCCAGCCGTATCCATGACGATGGAGCGCATCGTCCCCGAGGGCGGCCTTGCGCTCCCCGACGGCTCCGTCGTGCCCGGCGGCTCCCTCGTCGGCATGAACCCGTACATTGTGGGCCGCAACAAGAGCGTCTACGGGGAGGACGCCGACGAGTTCCGCCCCGAGCGCTGGCTGCGGCAGGAGGCTGAGGGCGAGGAGGCGTACAAGCTGCGGATGAGGCAGTGGAACGCGGCGGATATTACGTTTGGCGGGGGGTCGCGTATTTGTCTTGGAAGGAATTTGAGTCAGATGGAGGTGTACAAGGTTGTTCCATCGCTGATTTCGAGATTCGAGATTGAGCTTGTGGATCCGAATGAGAAGTGGTGGACTAGTTCGCGGTGGTTTTACCGGACGAAAGGGGTGGTCTGTCACTTGAAGCGCAGAACCGCAAAGGCATGA